The following are encoded together in the Bradymonas sediminis genome:
- the odhB gene encoding 2-oxoglutarate dehydrogenase complex dihydrolipoyllysine-residue succinyltransferase has protein sequence MSVSVEVPSLGESVTEGYIAEWKVKVGDHVQADDIILDLETDKITVAVPSPVSGTVVSLHGEIDDAVDVGAVIAVIEEGDAPAASAKVDAKEEAAPKAAAQPAAKKADAAQAPEGLSPAVSRLVEENNLDPSKIKATGPNGRLLKGDVLAHLEKPQGGVQPPAASQGSNEAREERVKMSRLRQTVARRLVEAQQTAAMLTTFQEADMSGIQAIRKKYQERFVKSHGIKLGYMSFFVKAAVEALKEFPAVNAEIDGDEIVYKNYYNIGVAIGGGPKGLVVPVIQDADQLGFAEVEQYITDLAGKVKDNSLSLAELQGGTFSITNGGIYGSMLSTPILNPPQSAILGMHNIIERPVAVNGEVVIRPMMYLALSYDHRIIDGREAVTFLKRIAELLENPERILLEL, from the coding sequence ATGAGTGTATCCGTAGAGGTCCCGTCGCTGGGTGAGTCTGTTACAGAAGGCTATATCGCCGAGTGGAAAGTCAAAGTAGGGGATCATGTCCAGGCCGATGATATCATTCTGGATTTGGAAACCGACAAGATCACCGTCGCGGTGCCCTCCCCTGTCAGCGGAACGGTCGTCTCGCTCCACGGCGAGATCGATGACGCCGTCGACGTCGGCGCGGTCATCGCTGTGATCGAAGAAGGCGATGCCCCGGCCGCGAGCGCGAAGGTCGACGCGAAAGAAGAAGCTGCGCCGAAAGCGGCCGCACAGCCGGCGGCCAAAAAAGCCGACGCCGCCCAAGCCCCCGAAGGCCTGAGCCCGGCGGTCAGCCGTCTGGTCGAAGAAAACAACCTCGACCCGTCCAAGATCAAAGCCACCGGCCCGAACGGTCGCCTCCTCAAAGGCGACGTCCTCGCCCATCTCGAGAAACCCCAGGGCGGCGTGCAGCCCCCCGCCGCCTCGCAGGGCTCCAACGAAGCGCGCGAAGAGCGCGTCAAGATGAGCCGCTTGCGCCAGACCGTCGCGCGTCGTCTGGTCGAAGCCCAGCAGACCGCTGCGATGCTCACGACCTTCCAGGAAGCCGATATGTCCGGCATCCAGGCGATCCGCAAAAAGTACCAGGAGCGCTTCGTCAAATCGCACGGCATCAAGCTCGGGTATATGAGCTTCTTCGTGAAGGCCGCGGTCGAAGCCCTCAAAGAGTTCCCGGCCGTCAACGCCGAGATCGACGGCGACGAGATCGTCTACAAGAACTACTATAACATCGGCGTGGCCATCGGCGGCGGGCCCAAAGGTCTGGTCGTTCCGGTCATCCAAGACGCCGATCAGCTCGGATTTGCCGAGGTCGAGCAATATATCACCGACCTGGCCGGCAAGGTGAAGGATAACTCGCTGAGCCTGGCCGAGCTGCAGGGCGGCACCTTCTCGATCACCAACGGCGGCATCTACGGATCGATGCTCTCCACGCCGATCCTCAACCCGCCGCAGAGCGCGATTCTGGGCATGCACAACATCATCGAGCGCCCGGTCGCCGTGAACGGCGAAGTCGTCATTCGCCCGATGATGTACCTGGCGCTGTCCTACGATCACCGCATCATCGACGGACGCGAGGCGGTCACCTTCCTGAAGCGAATCGCCGAGCTGCTTGAGAACCCCGAGCGCATTCTGCTCGAGCTCTAA